The genomic stretch TCCTCACTAATCTATATGCAAAGCAAAACAGAAAATATTCGCCCCTTTCGAAGTGCTTAAAATATGCTGAATGCAGATGTTCTTCTGGTAATATAATTGCACGGTTTATGTTGATTTCTAGGCCAGGAAAAGTGTAGTGTCATCTGAATTGTCCAGGTCAAAGTAATAAATTGTTTATTTGTTGGACAGATGTTAATTCCATGGAACCGTATATGAAAGAGTTTATAGATGTCCTCTGGATTAGTGTCAGGAAAGTGCCATGTGGAAGAAATAAATCTGCAGTAGGTGCAACCACGGGTGGATGGGGAAAAGTTCACATACCGATATGGCTGGAGGCACACCCACAAGTGGATCTGGGAAGAACTTGTTTGCTAAAGCAAGAGCAAGAAGGCTACTTTGCATTCCTGCAAGAGATACTGTTGAGGCAACAAAACAAATTAGAAAGAACATATCCTCATGTAACAGGAGAGCACATCACCTGTCTCAAAAGATATTGTTCTCTGTAGTGCCTTCACATCGGCTGACTTGTGAAACCAAGTACCAGCAAGATGATAACCAGATAGAAAAGATGAGGTATGGAACGCAAAAAGGAGCAGCACGATGGCTAATCCAAATGGAGACAAAACAGCCTTAATATTTATAGCTAGTGGTGAGCCAACACACAATGCGGTGACAAATACTGATAACGGAGGGAGAAATGGCTGAATAGCTGCACAGAGCCTTGGAAGGAATCTGCACAATATCAAGAAGCATGAAGTTAGACACTGAAAATAGAAATTACGCAAAGTGGGAGCCAAAGATCAGAAATATAGCAAGACGACTATCCAATGTAGCACAGCTGTCCCCTGTGCTTCAGAGCAATGAAGGGAATACCTATTCAGGAGCAATCCAGCTGCAATCGGAGCAACAACTATTTGAACAATGCTGGACATCATCCCTTTGACATCTACAGGTAATTTCTGGCCAATAAGAAAGTAAGATAATGTTGGGGTGACAAAAACTGCAGTAGCGGTTGACAATGCTGTCATAACAATGCTGAGAGGAGCCATATGTGGATCCGTCAGGAAAGTTGCATAGTTTGAAAGCTGTGCTCCGCTCACACATGAAACTAACATGATACCAGCACCTAGAGACAGTTTTATGTCAGAACTCACTACATACTCTGCAACATTCCTTCTAAAGCATATGAAATGAATGATCTCAACTTCTTACCTAGAGCAGTTGGAAAATTAAGAACTGCAACTGCAAGAGTACCAAAAAGGAATCCAAACAGAGGCTTGATGACGAACTGTCCAATATAGCCGGCAGCAATAGCATCTGGCCTTTTTATTGCTTCAACAAAATCCTTGACGCTTGAGTTCACACCAACAGAAAACATCAAGAATCCCAAAGCTGGTGCATAATACCTGCAATAATATTGACACACAGACACATTGGAAATGTAGAACAAGTTGAAATTTAGAACACTTTGCGACCCACAAAAACATGAAACTATCTAATTGTACAAACACAAGCCTGCATATAAGTGAGAGGTAGACCCTTCATGATTAATCATTACAAGAAAATGGGTATTGTAGTTTATAGTGAATATAAACCATTAGGAATCGTGCAGTACAGAGGCCTAATCAGTGCCATATAGAGAATGGAAAGATGGTGCTGGCAAGGATTCAACACATAATTTAAATGCCTTTTGAGGAATCAACTGTAAGCATACTTCTGAGAGGACACGCTCCCTACATGGCTATATTTCTTATGGGACTGAAAGAAAAGTATAGAACTCAGAAAACTTCAGTCACTGAATGAGGCTGCTGAAAGTGTAGCATTCTGTGTACTGCTGAAAGTGTAGCTGAAACATAAAGACTGACTGTCGATCCAACAACATATGTTCCACGCTTCACAGTTCAATAACTGAATTGGAACTAAACAGCAAAAACATTGCAAAACAGACCTGGTTGTGAACCATGTAAAAGAAGGCGGGTACACCAGAGCCAGAATTGTGCTCCCGAGCACTATATGGGGAATAACGGTGTTAGCACTCCTTAGGATCTTCAGCAAATCTACTTTACCCTCCTCCACTACCTGTAAAATGTAATCCAAAGTGCAAAGCGAATGCTTAGGGACCATCCAATACTGATAGTGATAGAGTGCAAAAGCCCACTAGCTGAGGCGTAAAGAATTTGCATCAGAACGGCACCTGAGAAGGCAACACCGCGTCCTCCCCAACGTCATCTTGCTCCATGGAACCACTCGCACTCACCCAGAGGCGCCGCCTCATAGCAACCCCTCCAGATCCCCGCTCTGCTTGTATAGAATAAACAGAAAGACTACATCACAAAAAAATTCAATCGAGGCATCGCAAAGCTTATGATCCAAAGATCAGATATTGGCTACTGAACCCCCAAAGATCCAAGCTTCTCTTCAGACAACGGCGGTATCGCCAATCGATTAGGAAAAGAGACGAAATGAACCAAAGCATCGAGCGAGACGTTTCTGAAACTGCTACACCGAAAGAACTCCAGGCGACATCGATTCGTGCAGCAAGAACGACACGGTCCGG from Setaria italica strain Yugu1 chromosome II, Setaria_italica_v2.0, whole genome shotgun sequence encodes the following:
- the LOC101766869 gene encoding probable sodium/metabolite cotransporter BASS5, chloroplastic — its product is MAPAAAAAAAVLRRPHLAGVHSLAGRRQPVVDRVSVLPPATRVSWQRGSGGVAMRRRLWVSASGSMEQDDVGEDAVLPSQVVEEGKVDLLKILRSANTVIPHIVLGSTILALVYPPSFTWFTTRYYAPALGFLMFSVGVNSSVKDFVEAIKRPDAIAAGYIGQFVIKPLFGFLFGTLAVAVLNFPTALGAGIMLVSCVSGAQLSNYATFLTDPHMAPLSIVMTALSTATAVFVTPTLSYFLIGQKLPVDVKGMMSSIVQIVVAPIAAGLLLNRFLPRLCAAIQPFLPPLSVFVTALCVGSPLAINIKAVLSPFGLAIVLLLFAFHTSSFLSGYHLAGTWFHKSADVKALQRTISFETGMQSSLLALALANKFFPDPLVGVPPAISVVLMSLMGFSLVMVWVTAMWLVWDYGERTGIKGWKGLSWGMVPLLGGAMCACTWHFFYNSESLEVLVALQGALTVIGNMTMCIAAYRIFKASQESSKTS